The Panicum virgatum strain AP13 chromosome 5K, P.virgatum_v5, whole genome shotgun sequence genome has a window encoding:
- the LOC120706392 gene encoding zinc finger CCCH domain-containing protein 5-like, which translates to MEPYAAAKEGGGGGDASTGLEEPMRRLGLGGDGEAGDAKLPERPGEADCAYYLRTGACGYGERCRYNHPRDRDRATPVNGVGRTAGAVEYPERPGQPLCEYYAKNGTCKFGSNCKFDHPREGGFAPVALNSSGFPLRQGEKECSYYMKTGHCKFGGTCKFHHPELRILSETPTIYPPVQPSPVSSPHPYPHLANWQMGRPPVVPGSFLPGSYPPMMLPPTLMPMQGWNPYISPMNQVAPAGGQQTVQTGPPYGLSHQGPTSAVTYGSHYAQLYSSAGTSSTNIQEYALPERPGQPECEHYMKTGACKFGAACKYHHPQYFSGPKSNCALSPLGLPLRPGSQPCTYYAQHGFCKFGPTCKFDHPMGTLNYSPSVSSLTDVPVTPYTLSFPVTPMAPYLSSSDLRPQYTLTKEHSANPPAVPGTTYGPVGTISKVYAPHTLIRPLNAAAAGMQAS; encoded by the exons ATGGAGCCGTACGCGGCTGCGAAGGAgggaggcgggggcggcgacGCCAGCACCGGCTTGGAAG AGCCGATGCGGAGGCTGGGGCTCGGCGGGGACGGGGAGGCGGGGGACGCGAAGCTGCCGGAGCGGCCGGGCGAGGCGGACTGCGCCTACTACCTCCGCACCGGCGCCTGCGGCTACGGGGAGCGCTGCCGCTACAACCACCCCCGCGACCGCGATCGGGCCACCCCG GTTAATGGAGTTGGAAGGACCGCAGGTGCGGTTGAGTACCCTGAGCGACCGGGGCAGCCACTGTGTGAG TACTATGCAAAGAATGGGACCTGTAAATTTGGTTCCAATTGCAAGTTTGATCATCCCAGGGAAGGTGGTTTTGCACCTGTGGCATTAAACAGCAGTGGGTTCCCTCTTCGTCAG GGTGAAAAGGAATGTTCCTATTACATGAAAACTGGGCATTGCAAGTTTGGAGGTACATGTAAATTCCATCACCCAGAACTTCGTATTCTCTCAGAGACACCTACCATCTATCCACCAGTGCAACCATCACCTGTTTCCTCCCCGCATCCATATCCACATCTTGCCAATTGGCAAATGGGGAGGCCTCCTGTTGTGCCAGGGTCATTTTTACCAGGCTCGTATCCACCAATGATGCTTCCACCTACACTTATGCCAATGCAGGGATGGAACCCTTATATC TCACCTATGAACCAAGTTGCACCAGCTGGGGGTCAGCAAACTGTTCAAACAGGGCCACCTTATGGTTTGTCACACCAGGGGCCTACCTCTGCAGTCACTTATGGTAGTCATTATGCGCAATTGTATTCCTCGGCTGGGACTTCAAGCACCAACATACAAGAATATGCCTTACCAGAGCGGCCTGGGCAGCCTGAATGTGAGCATTACATGAAGACAGGAGCCTGTAAATTTGGAGCAGCCTGCAAATACCATCATCCTCAATACTTCAGTGGTCCGAAATCTAACTGTGCGCTGAGCCCTCTGGGTCTTCCACTTCGGCCT GGTTCTCAGCCTTGTACTTACTATGCACAGCATGGCTTTTGCAAGTTTGGGCCGACATGCAAGTTTGATCACCCGATGGGCACTCTAAACTATAGTCCTTCAGTGTCATCACTTACTGATGTGCCAGTCACTCCATATACTCTCAGTTTCCCTGTTACTCCTATGGCTCCATATCTGTCATCTTCTGATCTGCGGCCACAGTACACTCTAACCAAGGAGCACTCTGCTAATCCACCTGCAGTGCCTGGAACTACTTATGGACCTGTTGGGACAATATCAAAGGTTTATGCCCCACACACACTTATCCGACCCCTGAATGCTGCAGCTGCTGGCATGCAAGCGTCCTAA